The following proteins come from a genomic window of Amaranthus tricolor cultivar Red isolate AtriRed21 chromosome 14, ASM2621246v1, whole genome shotgun sequence:
- the LOC130799598 gene encoding soluble inorganic pyrophosphatase 3 isoform X2, with amino-acid sequence MNGVEQYRPTPKLNQRIISSMSRRSVAAHPWHDLEIGPDAPEIFNCVVEITKGSKVKYELDKKTGLIKVDRILYSSVVYPHNYGFIPRTLCEDGDPMDVLVLMQEPVIPGCFLRARAIGLMPMIDHGEKDDKIIAVCADDPEVKHYTDINQLPPHRLAEIRRFFEDYKKNENKEVAVNEFLPATTAHEAIQHSMDLYAEYILQTLRR; translated from the exons ATGAATGGTGTTGAACAATATCGCCCAACCCCAAAATTGAACCAAAGAATCATCTCATCAATGTCAAGAAGATCTGTTGCTGCACATCCTTGGCATGATCTTGAGATTG GACCCGATGCACCTGAAATTTTTAACTGT GTTGTTGAAATAACCAAAGGAAGCAAAGTCAAGTACGAGCTTGACAAGAAGACCGGGCTTATCAAG GTTGATAGAATTTTATACTCGTCTGTGGTCTATCCTCACAACTATGGTTTTATTCCACGAACACTTTGTGAAGATGGCGATCCCATGGATGTGCTAGTGCTTATGCAA GAACCAGTCATCCCTGGTTGCTTCCTTCGAGCTCGTGCCATCGGTCTGATGCCTATGATTGATCACGGGGAGAAAGACGATAAGATCATTGCAGTTTGTGCTGATGATCCTGAAGTTAAACACTACACTGACATCAACCAACTCCCTCCTCATCGTTTGGCTGAGATCAGGCGCTTTTTTGAGGACT ACAAGAAAAACGAGAACAAAGAAGTAGCAGTGAATGAATTTTTACCAGCTACAACCGCTCATGAGGCCATCCAGCACTCGAT GGATCTGTATGCAGAATATATCCTGCAGACATTAAGGAGATGA
- the LOC130799598 gene encoding soluble inorganic pyrophosphatase 1 isoform X1 has product MDAKMNGVEQYRPTPKLNQRIISSMSRRSVAAHPWHDLEIGPDAPEIFNCVVEITKGSKVKYELDKKTGLIKVDRILYSSVVYPHNYGFIPRTLCEDGDPMDVLVLMQEPVIPGCFLRARAIGLMPMIDHGEKDDKIIAVCADDPEVKHYTDINQLPPHRLAEIRRFFEDYKKNENKEVAVNEFLPATTAHEAIQHSMDLYAEYILQTLRR; this is encoded by the exons ATGGATGCAAAGATGAATGGTGTTGAACAATATCGCCCAACCCCAAAATTGAACCAAAGAATCATCTCATCAATGTCAAGAAGATCTGTTGCTGCACATCCTTGGCATGATCTTGAGATTG GACCCGATGCACCTGAAATTTTTAACTGT GTTGTTGAAATAACCAAAGGAAGCAAAGTCAAGTACGAGCTTGACAAGAAGACCGGGCTTATCAAG GTTGATAGAATTTTATACTCGTCTGTGGTCTATCCTCACAACTATGGTTTTATTCCACGAACACTTTGTGAAGATGGCGATCCCATGGATGTGCTAGTGCTTATGCAA GAACCAGTCATCCCTGGTTGCTTCCTTCGAGCTCGTGCCATCGGTCTGATGCCTATGATTGATCACGGGGAGAAAGACGATAAGATCATTGCAGTTTGTGCTGATGATCCTGAAGTTAAACACTACACTGACATCAACCAACTCCCTCCTCATCGTTTGGCTGAGATCAGGCGCTTTTTTGAGGACT ACAAGAAAAACGAGAACAAAGAAGTAGCAGTGAATGAATTTTTACCAGCTACAACCGCTCATGAGGCCATCCAGCACTCGAT GGATCTGTATGCAGAATATATCCTGCAGACATTAAGGAGATGA